The DNA window CCGGTACCATCCAGTATAAAAACACCGAAAAACTCGGCTGAACTATTCTCTGGAACATCATCTCCCAGAGTACTCACAACATGATCCCTTATATAAAAATTGATCTCTCTCGAAATATTGGCAAACTCTATTTGATTGGCAAAATCTCCAAAATTAATAAAGGACAGAGCATCCCTGACGGCACTTTTCTTAATGACCGGTCCAATCTGAATCTGACAGTATTCATTCCCTCTCAGGTCAGGTGTATCGAGGGCGAGAAGTCCTGCAGCGGACTCTTGATTGATGCTTTTTATCGGGATATTACCTTTTACAATAAAACTGAAGGGTGAGCTCTCTTCTTTCCTGATACCGTGCTTTTCGATTGTCTCATCCTGATCCCGCCTGAGCGAGACCATAAGGAAGTTCAGATCCACAGCATTCTCCTTGATTTCGGGAACAATCCGGGCATCC is part of the Oceanispirochaeta sp. genome and encodes:
- a CDS encoding DUF2291 family protein; the encoded protein is MLKKLSKILISLCLFPLLFSCTVVRHDDDQKEEGGVTFYFESEDFDAASFIKECWDARIVPEIKENAVDLNFLMVSLRRDQDETIEKHGIRKEESSPFSFIVKGNIPIKSINQESAAGLLALDTPDLRGNEYCQIQIGPVIKKSAVRDALSFINFGDFANQIEFANISREINFYIRDHVVSTLGDDVPENSSAEFFGVFILDGTGSIIITPVILIIHPGE